In Opitutaceae bacterium TAV5, one genomic interval encodes:
- a CDS encoding sugar transporter, translating into MCNILKIVTLIALVMAAVSGKAQEESTPPPPESIKDYVLIPSDLIQVKVFQEDDLTREVSVSRNYTVSLPLIGDVNVRDKTVREIEKEIRVLYEKDYLQNPQITIIILRYAERVVNVIGSVNQPGPVPFPQEKSLTLVEAIARAGGFSRLGNPKNVTLTRTDDNGQSRNYVIDVSKLITTNSSSNAWVLRPNDVIFVREKIL; encoded by the coding sequence ATGTGCAATATTCTTAAAATAGTAACACTCATCGCTCTGGTGATGGCAGCGGTTTCCGGAAAAGCCCAGGAGGAATCGACTCCTCCGCCTCCGGAAAGTATCAAGGATTATGTGCTGATTCCTTCCGACCTCATCCAGGTCAAGGTCTTTCAGGAAGATGATTTGACCCGCGAGGTGAGCGTCAGCCGGAATTACACGGTCTCGTTGCCTCTGATCGGCGATGTCAATGTTCGGGACAAGACAGTACGCGAAATCGAAAAGGAAATTCGCGTTCTTTACGAGAAAGACTACCTGCAAAATCCGCAGATAACGATCATCATCCTCCGTTATGCCGAGCGAGTGGTGAATGTCATCGGATCGGTCAATCAGCCAGGCCCGGTTCCGTTTCCCCAGGAAAAATCACTTACCTTGGTCGAGGCCATTGCCAGAGCGGGAGGATTCAGTCGCTTGGGCAATCCCAAAAACGTCACCTTGACGCGGACCGATGATAATGGCCAGAGCCGCAATTACGTCATTGATGTCAGCAAGCTTATAACAACCAACAGTTCCAGCAATGCTTGGGTATTGCGACCCAACGATGTTATTTTTGTAAGAGAAAAAATTCTTTAA
- a CDS encoding ATPase — protein sequence MKIGIDGGGTKTELILVDDAGEIVARHVAAGCNPNVVGPDQARAILDEAIDALLAQADGPGADQPVQHTLLCMAGAPAFWREVATGLDGLGRVETCDDSRPVLELATQGGPGLVLHGGTGSFVAARGRDGEVHYGGGLGWRLGDAGSGYDLGRRMLSRALLELQGWMVPTRLSQCVRDFTHLMEEPAIKRYFYQHAEPNRQIATLAPVLLRLATEGDDTARWLVTESCGELLTLAVTVADRVFPGEERGALVCGVSGPVLTHPVAMEALRVQSPFTLRAVAGPPIEGVRLLLGRLGAGGR from the coding sequence ATGAAAATCGGTATCGATGGCGGTGGCACCAAGACGGAACTCATCCTGGTGGATGATGCGGGCGAGATCGTGGCGCGTCATGTGGCGGCAGGTTGCAATCCGAACGTGGTGGGCCCGGACCAGGCGCGCGCGATTCTCGACGAGGCGATCGACGCCTTGCTCGCGCAGGCAGATGGTCCGGGCGCCGACCAGCCGGTGCAGCACACCTTGCTCTGCATGGCGGGCGCGCCTGCATTCTGGCGCGAAGTGGCCACCGGGCTGGACGGACTGGGGCGCGTGGAAACGTGCGACGACTCGCGTCCGGTGCTGGAACTGGCGACGCAGGGCGGGCCCGGCCTGGTATTGCATGGCGGCACGGGCTCGTTCGTGGCCGCGCGGGGGCGGGATGGCGAGGTGCACTACGGCGGCGGGCTGGGCTGGCGGCTCGGCGATGCGGGGAGCGGCTACGATCTGGGCCGGCGGATGCTGTCGCGGGCGTTGCTGGAGTTGCAGGGCTGGATGGTGCCGACGCGATTGTCGCAATGCGTGCGGGATTTCACCCACCTGATGGAGGAACCGGCGATCAAGCGTTATTTTTATCAACATGCGGAGCCGAACCGGCAGATCGCGACGCTGGCGCCGGTGCTGCTGCGCCTCGCCACCGAAGGGGATGACACGGCGCGCTGGCTGGTGACGGAATCGTGCGGTGAGCTGCTGACGCTGGCGGTGACGGTGGCGGACCGGGTGTTTCCGGGCGAGGAGCGGGGAGCGCTGGTCTGTGGCGTGAGCGGCCCGGTGCTCACGCACCCGGTGGCGATGGAAGCGTTGCGCGTGCAGTCTCCGTTCACGCTGCGCGCCGTGGCCGGGCCACCGATCGAAGGCGTGCGGTTGTTGCTGGGCAGGCTGGGCGCAGGCGGACGCTGA
- a CDS encoding pyrophosphate--fructose-6-phosphate 1-phosphotransferase (catalyzes the formation of fructose 1,6-bisphosphate from fructose 6-phosphate and diphosphate), with amino-acid sequence MATSTRPKKVALLTAGGLAPCLSSAVGGLVERYTEIAPDIEIIAYRGGYKGLLLGDSYKIGPAERANAAILHRHGGSPIGNSRVKLTNVKDCVKRGLVKEGQDPQKVAADQLIKDGVDILHTIGGDDTNTAAADLAAFLARNNYGLIVIGLPKTIDNDVYPIRQSLGAWTAAEQGARYFRNVVAEHNANPRMLIIHEVMGRNCGWLTAATAAGYRKLLDREEFVPGLGLSRANLEVHAVFIPEMAVDIASEAARLRKVMDETDNVNIFISEGAGVESIIAEMQAKGQEVPRDAFGHVKLDAINPGKWFGDQFAKMLGAEKTLVQKSGYFARAAAANIDDLRLIKSCTDLAVECALRRESGVIGHDEDQGGVLRAIEFPRIKGGKPFDTGAPWFGALLQEIGQPQGAKIEVKH; translated from the coding sequence ATGGCAACCTCCACCCGTCCCAAGAAAGTCGCGCTCCTCACCGCCGGCGGCCTCGCGCCCTGCCTCAGCTCCGCCGTCGGCGGACTTGTCGAGCGCTACACCGAAATCGCGCCCGATATCGAGATCATCGCCTACCGCGGCGGCTACAAAGGCCTCCTCCTCGGCGACAGCTACAAGATCGGTCCCGCCGAACGCGCCAACGCCGCCATCCTCCACCGCCACGGCGGCAGCCCCATCGGCAACAGCCGCGTCAAACTCACCAACGTCAAGGACTGTGTGAAACGCGGCCTCGTCAAGGAAGGCCAGGATCCGCAAAAGGTCGCCGCCGACCAGCTCATCAAGGACGGCGTCGATATCCTTCACACCATTGGCGGCGATGACACCAACACCGCGGCCGCCGACCTCGCCGCCTTCCTCGCCCGAAACAACTACGGCCTCATCGTCATCGGCCTGCCCAAAACCATCGACAACGACGTCTATCCCATCCGCCAGTCCCTCGGCGCCTGGACCGCCGCCGAACAGGGCGCGCGCTACTTCCGCAATGTCGTCGCCGAGCACAACGCCAACCCGCGCATGCTCATCATCCACGAGGTCATGGGCCGCAACTGCGGCTGGCTCACCGCCGCCACCGCCGCCGGATACCGCAAGCTGCTCGACCGCGAGGAATTCGTTCCCGGCCTCGGCCTCTCGCGCGCCAACCTCGAGGTCCACGCCGTGTTTATTCCGGAAATGGCCGTCGATATCGCCTCCGAGGCCGCCCGCCTCCGGAAGGTCATGGATGAAACGGACAACGTAAATATCTTCATCTCCGAAGGCGCCGGCGTGGAGTCGATCATCGCCGAAATGCAGGCCAAGGGCCAGGAGGTGCCGCGCGATGCGTTCGGCCACGTGAAGCTCGACGCCATCAATCCGGGCAAATGGTTCGGCGACCAGTTCGCCAAAATGCTCGGCGCCGAAAAAACCCTCGTGCAGAAGAGCGGTTATTTCGCGCGCGCCGCCGCCGCCAACATCGACGACCTGCGCCTCATCAAGAGCTGCACCGACCTCGCCGTCGAATGCGCCCTGCGCCGCGAGAGCGGCGTCATCGGTCACGACGAGGACCAGGGCGGCGTGCTCCGCGCGATCGAGTTCCCCCGCATCAAGGGCGGCAAGCCATTCGACACCGGCGCCCCCTGGTTCGGCGCGCTCCTCCAGGAGATCGGCCAGCCGCAAGGCGCGAAGATCGAAGTGAAACACTGA
- a CDS encoding ATPase encodes MIASVAFRNFKALRSTQIALSPFTLIIGPNGSGKTSLIQAGMRLRTLARLPLREPASAPADLRDDAPEIIFRFDPPHSGLEAILTCSTDNVCDLLEVRPLLTGEGADDWAGLRERLLGMRSYLFDHAAMSAPAAATDHGELAGDGHNLAAVLARRAAEHPAAWTALRGEFLRIFTEYEDIETADNDDGHTVLLRFRVRDEPGWITAEDVSQGTLYALGILTLAWNPEPPSLVCVEELDRGIHPRLLRELRDALYQLSYPPPPVAGDAGSVAGRSPTQVIATTHSPYLLDLFREHPEEVVIAEKHGRAAHFFRLSDRTDLAELLTGASLGDLWYSGILGGVPEERES; translated from the coding sequence GTGATCGCCTCCGTTGCTTTCCGTAACTTCAAGGCCCTGCGGTCCACGCAGATCGCCCTCTCGCCCTTCACCCTCATCATTGGCCCCAACGGCTCCGGGAAAACGAGCCTCATCCAGGCCGGCATGCGTCTGCGCACGCTCGCCCGCCTGCCGCTCCGCGAGCCCGCGTCCGCTCCGGCCGATCTGCGCGACGACGCGCCCGAAATCATTTTCCGCTTCGATCCGCCGCATTCCGGTCTCGAAGCCATTCTCACCTGCTCCACCGACAATGTCTGCGACCTGCTCGAGGTGCGTCCGCTCCTCACCGGCGAAGGCGCTGACGACTGGGCGGGCCTGCGCGAACGGCTGCTGGGCATGCGTTCGTACCTGTTCGATCACGCCGCGATGTCAGCGCCCGCGGCGGCGACCGATCATGGCGAACTGGCGGGCGACGGGCACAACCTCGCCGCGGTCCTCGCCCGCCGCGCGGCCGAACATCCCGCCGCCTGGACGGCGTTGCGCGGGGAATTTCTGAGAATTTTTACCGAGTACGAGGATATCGAAACCGCGGACAACGACGACGGCCACACGGTGCTCCTGCGCTTTCGCGTCCGCGACGAACCGGGGTGGATCACCGCCGAGGACGTCTCGCAAGGCACGCTCTACGCGCTCGGCATCCTCACGCTTGCCTGGAATCCGGAACCGCCGTCGCTCGTGTGTGTGGAGGAGCTCGATCGCGGCATCCACCCGCGGCTCCTGCGTGAACTGCGCGACGCGCTTTACCAGCTCAGCTATCCGCCGCCGCCCGTCGCGGGCGATGCGGGCTCCGTCGCCGGCCGGTCGCCGACGCAGGTCATCGCCACCACGCACTCGCCGTACCTCCTCGACCTGTTTCGCGAGCATCCCGAGGAGGTGGTCATTGCCGAAAAACACGGGCGCGCGGCCCATTTTTTCCGGTTGTCCGACCGCACCGATCTGGCGGAGCTCCTCACCGGAGCCTCGCTCGGCGACCTGTGGTATTCCGGCATTCTGGGAGGCGTACCCGAAGAACGCGAATCGTGA
- a CDS encoding dihydrouridine synthase, producing MLPAPVIPGQPLTALAPMQDVTDHPFMHVIAGTGAPDYFYTEFFRVHSQSRPEKHILRSIDENDTGRPVFAQLIGEDLHHLARTAAELLRHPVAGIDLNLGCPAPKVYKKNVGGGLLRDPGRIDEILGLLRATVPGLFTVKMRIGFEDTKNFDRVLDLVNAHRVDLLAVHGRTVKEMYRGEVHYDFIAHAVRRVRCPVLANGNITSAGAAVRVVRETGAAGVMIGRHAIRNPWIFRQCREAFAGRAVTPVTLGDVRRYVTDLYAATDAPGIPERARVNKMKKYLNFVGQSVDPAGAFLSDMRRAQSETELFAICDRHLLADPARLFADEPYPGVIARPNCETPDPGAADGCSLETVTG from the coding sequence ATGCTACCCGCCCCCGTCATTCCCGGCCAGCCGCTGACGGCGCTGGCCCCGATGCAGGACGTGACCGATCACCCGTTCATGCACGTCATCGCGGGGACCGGTGCGCCCGATTATTTCTACACCGAGTTTTTCCGCGTCCACTCGCAATCGCGCCCGGAAAAACACATCCTGCGCTCGATCGACGAAAACGACACCGGCCGCCCGGTGTTCGCCCAACTCATCGGCGAGGACCTGCACCATCTTGCCCGCACCGCCGCCGAACTCCTTCGCCATCCCGTGGCCGGCATCGACCTCAACCTCGGTTGTCCCGCGCCCAAGGTTTACAAAAAAAACGTCGGCGGCGGCCTGTTGCGCGACCCCGGCCGCATCGACGAAATCCTCGGCCTCCTGCGCGCCACGGTCCCCGGCCTGTTCACCGTGAAGATGCGTATCGGGTTCGAAGATACAAAAAACTTCGACCGCGTGCTCGATCTCGTCAACGCCCACCGCGTGGACCTGCTCGCCGTCCATGGCCGCACGGTGAAGGAGATGTACCGCGGCGAGGTGCATTACGACTTCATCGCGCATGCCGTCCGCCGCGTGCGCTGCCCGGTCCTCGCCAACGGCAACATCACGTCCGCCGGCGCCGCCGTGCGCGTGGTGCGCGAGACCGGCGCCGCCGGGGTGATGATCGGCCGCCACGCCATCCGCAACCCGTGGATTTTCCGCCAATGCCGCGAGGCCTTCGCCGGCCGCGCTGTCACGCCGGTCACGCTCGGGGACGTGCGCCGCTACGTCACCGACCTGTATGCGGCGACCGACGCGCCCGGCATCCCCGAACGCGCACGCGTCAACAAGATGAAAAAGTACCTCAATTTCGTCGGCCAGAGCGTGGACCCGGCCGGCGCCTTTTTGTCCGATATGCGCCGCGCCCAGAGCGAGACGGAGCTTTTTGCCATCTGCGACCGCCATCTCCTCGCCGACCCCGCGCGCCTCTTCGCCGACGAGCCGTACCCCGGCGTCATCGCCCGCCCCAACTGTGAAACCCCCGATCCGGGAGCCGCCGACGGCTGTTCGCTCGAAACCGTGACCGGGTAG